Proteins found in one Paucidesulfovibrio gracilis DSM 16080 genomic segment:
- a CDS encoding tetratricopeptide repeat protein: MEDSFDPAADSRSPRVASASEPPSSANPDPASGNTASHTADSPSAASDRTGDALEERSDIHAAPASPSDAGDSGQPNRPAAGEEPALPLKTNPKSVIQGVFSNQEIQNVGTGTTKRRSIAKSYWFAAEGPHGTVQLQRLNASLVPSGTITEIQRDVFLRDFSTEPEFYLEKVYPRMRELEQTISRAESARKKGQVYSAEFEYGKALTIDEDNVRANFGLGLTYLDRGDTARADDIFQRLVQLDASFNEEHKHLFNEFGIKLRKNGLIEQSVEYYERAQRMAPLDENLFYNIARAYFEQGDSDRCLQNLTFCLEMNPRHEAALELQTYVVRLLERLGDELGDLEKTSDHVQDDSSA, translated from the coding sequence ATGGAAGATTCTTTCGATCCCGCTGCTGATTCCCGGTCCCCGCGGGTCGCCTCTGCGTCGGAGCCGCCTTCCTCTGCCAATCCTGATCCGGCGTCCGGCAATACCGCATCCCACACGGCTGATTCGCCATCCGCCGCCTCGGACAGGACTGGTGACGCGTTGGAGGAGCGTTCCGACATCCACGCCGCACCCGCATCCCCATCCGATGCAGGCGATTCGGGTCAGCCGAACCGCCCCGCCGCTGGCGAGGAGCCGGCCCTGCCCCTCAAGACGAATCCAAAGAGCGTGATCCAGGGCGTTTTTTCCAACCAGGAAATCCAGAACGTGGGTACCGGCACCACCAAACGCCGCAGCATTGCCAAGTCTTACTGGTTTGCCGCGGAGGGACCACATGGCACCGTGCAACTGCAACGCCTCAACGCTTCGCTGGTTCCTTCCGGAACCATTACTGAAATCCAGCGGGACGTGTTCCTGCGTGATTTCAGCACGGAACCGGAATTTTATCTGGAAAAGGTCTATCCCCGCATGCGTGAGTTGGAGCAGACCATCAGCCGCGCCGAGTCGGCCCGGAAAAAAGGGCAGGTATACAGCGCCGAATTCGAGTACGGCAAGGCGCTGACCATTGACGAGGACAATGTCCGGGCCAACTTCGGGCTGGGGCTGACGTATCTGGATCGGGGCGACACGGCCCGGGCCGACGATATTTTTCAGCGTCTGGTGCAGCTCGATGCCTCCTTCAATGAGGAACATAAGCATCTCTTTAACGAATTCGGCATCAAATTGCGGAAAAACGGTCTGATCGAACAGTCCGTGGAGTATTATGAACGCGCCCAGCGCATGGCGCCACTTGATGAGAATTTGTTCTACAACATCGCCCGCGCGTATTTTGAGCAGGGGGATTCCGACCGCTGCCTGCAGAATCTCACTTTCTGCCTGGAGATGAACCCCCGGCACGAGGCGGCCCTGGAGCTGCAAACGTATGTGGTTCGCCTTCTGGAACGGTTGGGCGACGAGCTGGGGGATCTAGAAAAAACCTCCGATCATGTTCAGGACGATTCCTCGGCGTGA
- a CDS encoding helix-turn-helix domain-containing protein produces MQNGKVGGRVRSYREKAELTRADLAERTGLDESFIRAIEEEDLYPSLQPLVKIARALDVRLGTFMDDQVSRDPLVVRAAERREELTMHHTGEDKAALRFHSLGRGKSDRHMEPFFIEILPESAENVKLSSHEGEEFIVVVSGQVEIRYGQETTILTEGDSVYYNSVVPHHVSAAGGEPAQIYAVIYFPE; encoded by the coding sequence ATGCAAAACGGGAAAGTCGGGGGCAGAGTCCGCTCCTACCGGGAAAAAGCGGAACTGACGCGCGCGGATCTCGCAGAGCGCACCGGACTGGACGAGTCCTTTATCAGGGCCATTGAAGAAGAAGACCTCTACCCCTCGCTGCAACCGCTCGTGAAGATCGCCCGCGCCCTGGATGTGCGGCTCGGCACCTTCATGGACGACCAAGTCTCACGCGACCCCCTGGTGGTGCGGGCTGCGGAGCGACGCGAGGAACTGACCATGCACCACACCGGCGAGGACAAGGCCGCCCTGCGCTTCCATTCGCTGGGACGCGGCAAGTCCGATCGCCATATGGAACCGTTTTTTATTGAAATCCTACCCGAATCCGCCGAAAACGTAAAACTATCCTCCCACGAGGGAGAAGAATTCATTGTGGTTGTCTCCGGCCAGGTGGAAATCCGCTACGGCCAGGAAACCACCATTCTGACCGAGGGCGACTCCGTCTATTACAACTCCGTGGTGCCGCACCACGTGAGCGCGGCCGGAGGAGAACCCGCCCAAATTTACGCCGTGATCTACTTCCCGGAATAG
- a CDS encoding AMP-binding protein, protein MSQLKERTLGQLLDEAVENYPDNEAVVYVDRDYRQTYREFAEKVDTLAKGLMALGVKRGEKVAIWATNVPYWVAFQFATAKIGAVLLTVNTYYRNHELDYLLKQSETENLIIIDGFRDVDYVSTIYELVPELRTMERGRLKNKTYPHLKRVLFLGQEKHRGMYSMPELEAMSVMISDEEYQARQDELDPHDVVNMQYTSGTTGFPKGVQLTHYNIGNNGFWIGENQHFTEKDRVCLPVPLFHCFGCVLGVLACVSHASTMVILEGFDPFLIMASVDSERCTALYGVPTMFIAVLEHRSFSRFDYSSLRTGIMAGSPCPVPVMRRVMDVMNMKDITICYGLTESSPVMTQTRIGDPIEKMTETVGKPMPEVEVSVVDPETGEPCAPGVQGEVCCRGYLVMKGYYNNPEATAKTIDKDGWLHSGDLGTFDEDGYLVITGRLKDMIIRGGENIYPREIEEFLYTMEGVQDVQVAAVPSRKYGEEIGAFIILKDGVDMIPEDVRDFCRGKISRYKIPKYIAFVEEYPMTASGKIQKYKLREMAEELFPQAMQ, encoded by the coding sequence ATGAGCCAACTCAAAGAACGAACGCTCGGCCAGCTGCTGGACGAGGCCGTGGAAAACTACCCGGACAACGAAGCCGTGGTCTACGTGGACCGCGACTACCGCCAAACCTACCGGGAGTTTGCCGAAAAAGTGGACACCCTGGCCAAGGGGCTGATGGCCCTGGGCGTGAAACGGGGCGAGAAAGTAGCCATCTGGGCCACCAACGTACCGTATTGGGTGGCCTTTCAATTCGCCACCGCCAAGATCGGCGCTGTGCTGCTCACGGTGAACACCTACTACCGCAACCATGAGCTGGACTATCTGCTCAAGCAGTCCGAAACAGAGAACCTGATTATTATCGACGGGTTCCGGGACGTTGACTACGTCAGCACCATCTATGAGCTGGTGCCGGAACTGCGGACCATGGAACGCGGACGACTCAAAAACAAGACCTATCCGCATCTCAAGCGGGTGCTCTTCCTGGGACAGGAGAAACACCGCGGCATGTACTCCATGCCCGAGCTGGAAGCCATGTCCGTGATGATCTCGGACGAGGAATACCAGGCCCGGCAGGACGAACTGGACCCGCACGACGTGGTCAACATGCAGTACACCTCGGGGACCACGGGCTTTCCCAAAGGAGTGCAGCTCACGCACTACAACATCGGCAACAACGGGTTCTGGATCGGTGAGAACCAACACTTCACTGAAAAGGATCGCGTCTGCCTGCCCGTGCCTCTGTTCCACTGTTTCGGCTGTGTGCTCGGGGTGCTTGCCTGCGTGAGCCACGCCTCCACCATGGTCATCCTGGAAGGGTTTGACCCGTTCCTGATCATGGCCAGCGTGGATTCCGAACGCTGTACCGCACTCTACGGCGTACCCACCATGTTCATCGCCGTGCTCGAACACCGCAGTTTCAGCCGGTTCGACTACTCCAGCCTGCGCACCGGCATCATGGCGGGTTCGCCCTGTCCCGTGCCGGTGATGCGGCGGGTCATGGACGTGATGAACATGAAGGACATCACCATCTGCTACGGCCTGACCGAGTCCAGCCCGGTGATGACCCAGACGCGCATCGGCGACCCCATCGAAAAAATGACCGAAACCGTGGGCAAACCCATGCCCGAGGTGGAGGTTTCAGTGGTGGACCCGGAAACCGGAGAGCCTTGTGCGCCGGGCGTGCAGGGCGAGGTCTGCTGTCGGGGCTATCTGGTTATGAAAGGGTACTACAACAACCCGGAAGCCACGGCCAAAACCATCGACAAGGACGGCTGGCTCCACTCCGGCGACCTGGGTACCTTTGATGAAGACGGCTACCTCGTGATCACGGGCCGACTCAAGGACATGATCATCCGCGGCGGGGAAAACATCTACCCCCGCGAGATCGAGGAATTCCTCTACACCATGGAAGGCGTTCAGGACGTGCAGGTCGCGGCCGTACCCAGCCGAAAATACGGCGAGGAAATCGGCGCGTTCATCATCCTCAAGGACGGGGTGGACATGATCCCCGAGGATGTGCGCGACTTCTGCCGAGGCAAGATATCACGTTACAAGATACCAAAATACATTGCTTTTGTGGAAGAATACCCCATGACCGCCAGTGGTAAGATCCAAAAATACAAACTGCGCGAAATGGCGGAGGAACTCTTCCCCCAAGCCATGCAATAG
- a CDS encoding helix-turn-helix domain-containing protein, with protein sequence MQDAFKEIAPRLAGLRDALDLSVEAFADVVGTDAQTVQQHEAGQSEIPVGYLMQVAKATGVELNTLIAGSESHLLSYSVVRNGKGLTVERRKDYDYKNLAYRFKGRAMEPFKIMVPPKEQKDVTFTSHSGQEFIYMLEGRLEVSLGDKVEVLEPGDSLYFDSRTPHGLRGLDEKPAHFLDVIL encoded by the coding sequence ATGCAAGACGCCTTCAAGGAAATCGCACCGCGACTCGCGGGCCTGCGCGACGCCCTCGACCTCTCCGTGGAAGCCTTCGCGGACGTGGTGGGTACTGACGCGCAAACCGTGCAGCAACACGAAGCGGGGCAATCCGAAATCCCGGTGGGCTACCTGATGCAAGTGGCCAAAGCCACGGGCGTGGAACTCAATACGCTCATCGCGGGATCGGAATCCCACCTGCTCTCCTACAGCGTGGTGCGCAACGGCAAGGGGCTTACCGTGGAACGGCGCAAGGACTACGATTACAAGAATCTGGCCTACCGTTTCAAAGGCCGCGCCATGGAACCCTTCAAGATCATGGTCCCGCCCAAGGAGCAAAAAGACGTCACCTTTACCAGCCACTCCGGTCAGGAATTCATCTACATGCTGGAAGGCCGCCTGGAAGTGAGCCTCGGCGACAAGGTGGAAGTGCTTGAACCGGGTGACAGCCTCTACTTCGACTCCCGCACCCCCCACGGACTCCGCGGACTGGACGAAAAGCCCGCCCACTTCCTCGACGTGATTCTCTAG